Proteins from a single region of Egicoccus sp. AB-alg2:
- a CDS encoding PH domain-containing protein — MAETSAILSWTLVEEIPIPSDVTDLLVDGEKAVAAYKTFRDSAVFTTRRLIVRDAQGLRGKKVEIYSLPYSAINMWSSENAAGMLDFNAELELWTRAGHIKVNLHKGVDVRRLDKLIAEAVLGASGR; from the coding sequence GTGGCCGAAACCAGTGCGATCCTCTCCTGGACACTCGTCGAGGAGATCCCGATCCCGTCGGACGTGACCGACCTGCTCGTCGACGGCGAGAAGGCGGTTGCCGCCTACAAGACCTTCCGGGACAGCGCCGTGTTCACGACCCGGCGGCTGATCGTCCGCGACGCGCAGGGCTTGCGCGGCAAGAAGGTCGAGATCTACAGCCTGCCCTACTCGGCAATCAACATGTGGTCGTCGGAGAACGCCGCGGGCATGCTCGACTTCAACGCCGAACTGGAACTGTGGACGCGGGCCGGCCACATCAAGGTGAATCTGCACAAGGGTGTCGACGTCCGGCGCCTCGACAAGCTCATCGCCGAGGCCGTGCTGGGCGCCAGCGGCCGCTGA
- a CDS encoding phytoene desaturase family protein codes for METRPVIVVGGGLAGLTATLQLARDGVPVVAVDGSGRLGGRARSTVRGGFALNLGPHGLALGGPGTAVLRRLGIELPGHSPAVHRAQLLVDGELVGPLQRRRGAGGLRTLAAIGRMAAETRHGDPEGSVRDWLERRIPDRRARATATVVARLATYSDSLDEQGADVMAEAIRGGGVRYLDGGWGALVERLRRAALAAGAELRTGAGVQQVRRAAAGGWEVVLRDGEVLDAAAVLVAVGGPADVARLLTGQERQTVDGWAGRAAAVHMACLDVALAHRPAGHSLVLGVDEPLYLSVQSDHSRIAPAGGAVVQVARFLRIGERAPADTRACLEALLDQVLPGWRDEVVHARYLPGLTVTNDGGLAANGGRRGRPGPEVPGAPGLYVAGDWVGTRGNLSQASLVSASSAATAIAQRRAAGTTARRQQEEQAA; via the coding sequence ATGGAGACCCGCCCCGTGATCGTCGTCGGTGGGGGCCTGGCCGGCCTCACCGCCACCTTGCAGCTCGCCCGCGACGGCGTCCCCGTCGTCGCCGTCGACGGCAGCGGCCGACTCGGCGGTCGTGCCCGCTCGACCGTGCGCGGCGGCTTCGCGCTCAACCTCGGCCCGCACGGCCTGGCCCTCGGCGGACCGGGCACGGCCGTGCTGCGGCGCTTGGGCATCGAGCTGCCCGGCCACAGCCCAGCCGTGCACCGCGCGCAGCTGCTGGTCGACGGCGAGCTGGTCGGTCCGCTGCAGCGCCGCCGCGGCGCCGGCGGGTTGCGCACGCTCGCGGCGATCGGGCGGATGGCCGCGGAGACCCGGCACGGGGACCCTGAGGGCAGCGTGCGCGACTGGCTGGAGCGCCGGATCCCCGACCGCCGCGCCCGCGCGACCGCGACCGTGGTGGCACGCCTGGCGACCTACTCGGACTCCCTCGACGAGCAGGGCGCCGACGTGATGGCCGAGGCGATCCGCGGCGGGGGCGTGCGCTACCTCGACGGTGGCTGGGGGGCGCTCGTCGAGCGGCTGCGCCGGGCGGCGCTCGCCGCCGGCGCCGAGCTGCGGACCGGCGCCGGCGTCCAGCAGGTGCGGCGCGCAGCCGCCGGCGGGTGGGAGGTCGTCCTGCGCGACGGTGAGGTGCTCGACGCCGCGGCCGTGCTCGTCGCCGTCGGGGGTCCCGCGGACGTGGCGAGATTGCTGACGGGGCAGGAGCGGCAGACCGTCGACGGCTGGGCCGGGCGCGCCGCCGCGGTGCACATGGCCTGCCTCGACGTCGCCCTGGCCCACCGCCCCGCGGGCCACTCGCTGGTGCTGGGCGTCGACGAGCCGCTGTACCTCTCCGTCCAGTCCGACCACAGCCGCATCGCCCCCGCGGGCGGCGCGGTCGTCCAGGTCGCCCGGTTCCTGCGCATCGGCGAGCGCGCCCCGGCGGACACCCGCGCCTGCCTCGAGGCACTGCTGGACCAGGTGCTGCCGGGCTGGCGGGACGAGGTGGTCCACGCCCGCTACCTGCCCGGCCTCACCGTCACCAACGACGGCGGGCTGGCCGCCAACGGCGGACGGCGCGGCCGGCCCGGTCCCGAGGTGCCCGGCGCGCCGGGGCTGTACGTCGCCGGCGACTGGGTCGGCACCCGTGGCAACCTGTCACAGGCGAGCCTCGTCAGCGCGTCGTCGGCGGCCACGGCGATCGCGCAACGGCGCGCCGCCGGCACCACGGCACGGCGACAGCAGGAGGAGCAGGCGGCGTGA
- a CDS encoding serine hydrolase domain-containing protein: MTTYTTFPRRRRGTDRGRRRSLPARRGIAIAVALASAVLASGCQDGQLPRVSGEAAPQIGAAVDVVMLQYLDEQQIPGATVAVTKNGRLVLSKGYGVADLDSGRQMEPWHRTRIGSVSKVLTAIAALQLVEQGELDLDGHLYGSSATPIWGADPEGTPGVLHANDAVLEDAGRYLAVAAEAVQRRVPAPGDDTTGLPAYLTQGNYQANVAELLDWMSEVEVRHALSHTAGYLRNGSGPAAATRFDKDELDVTYPEVHETMMAGATARPFRFRPGNHREYSNHGFGLLGQVVAERSGVPYVDYVRANLLQPLGLHDVVPVDVVHLQSERDAAGYDLDEKSGLPIPPLPENVIERDEPAISTSTGGWAATAQDVARIVCGVDVASNHRRLLDLDTAATMVSPAVPELSSKWVLGWDERYTTPSVTKNGATPRGGGARVTKYLPGGLDDAEINVVVNINRRGSPPVELLRTIGLAVAEAEVAADFDLFPASHRCQGEAPTLDITQPGHGGTFRLGEEIHAEAIARDHTGRALPVTWSLPDGRRIDAVPSPSDGTVSLFTDAVPVGKDTLRASARDAGGHEVTDEVMIEVVHDAPTVSIVTPGDAASVPADTDLLLVGHSTMGTHFTLADDQVMWELRRGGEVVHEASGHVATVPADHLQPGGHTLVFTGSDGVASSSAQVALQVEGGPGEPPRRGRPSSPAPGGPTTPPGGPGVPGGPGGPGKPGGPGEPDAPDTPWQPAVATIELPVAGGPIASGPGGTAVAVELAGSAVDVTGEVLDGTRLRWIMTKIGQAPEALCEGSHFAASDQGPDEPVVDCGSLVTDLLPEPVIGGSGTSFVLALEARASDGTVAKDFRVLTVIIPPAG; encoded by the coding sequence ATGACGACGTACACGACCTTCCCGAGGCGCCGCCGCGGCACGGACCGCGGCCGGCGCCGTTCCCTGCCTGCCCGGCGCGGCATCGCGATCGCGGTCGCCCTCGCGTCGGCGGTGCTCGCCAGCGGCTGCCAGGACGGACAGCTTCCGCGCGTCTCGGGCGAGGCCGCGCCGCAGATCGGCGCCGCCGTCGACGTCGTGATGCTGCAGTACCTCGACGAGCAGCAGATCCCCGGCGCGACGGTGGCCGTCACGAAGAACGGCCGGCTGGTGCTGTCGAAGGGTTACGGCGTGGCCGACCTGGACAGCGGGCGCCAGATGGAACCGTGGCACCGCACCCGGATCGGCAGCGTCTCCAAGGTGCTGACCGCCATCGCCGCGCTGCAACTGGTCGAGCAGGGCGAGCTCGACCTCGACGGTCACCTGTACGGCTCCTCGGCCACGCCGATCTGGGGCGCCGACCCGGAGGGCACGCCCGGCGTGCTGCACGCGAACGACGCCGTGCTCGAGGATGCGGGTCGCTACCTCGCCGTCGCCGCCGAGGCCGTCCAGCGCCGGGTGCCGGCACCCGGTGACGACACGACCGGGCTGCCGGCCTACCTCACCCAGGGCAACTACCAGGCGAACGTCGCCGAGCTCCTGGACTGGATGAGCGAGGTCGAGGTCCGCCACGCACTGAGCCACACCGCTGGCTACCTGCGCAACGGCAGCGGGCCGGCCGCCGCGACCCGCTTCGACAAGGACGAACTCGACGTCACCTATCCGGAGGTGCACGAGACCATGATGGCGGGGGCGACCGCCCGTCCATTCCGGTTCCGTCCCGGCAACCACCGTGAATACTCGAACCACGGCTTCGGCCTGCTCGGGCAGGTGGTCGCCGAGCGCAGCGGCGTTCCCTACGTCGACTACGTCCGGGCGAACCTGCTGCAACCGCTGGGGCTCCACGACGTCGTCCCCGTCGACGTCGTGCACCTGCAGAGCGAACGCGACGCGGCGGGCTACGACCTCGACGAGAAGTCGGGCCTGCCGATCCCGCCCCTGCCGGAAAACGTCATCGAGCGCGACGAGCCCGCCATCAGCACCTCGACCGGCGGCTGGGCCGCGACGGCGCAGGACGTGGCCCGCATCGTCTGTGGCGTGGACGTCGCGAGCAACCACCGCCGCCTGCTCGACCTCGACACCGCCGCGACGATGGTGAGCCCCGCCGTTCCGGAGCTGTCCTCGAAGTGGGTGCTGGGCTGGGACGAGCGCTACACCACCCCGTCCGTCACCAAGAACGGTGCCACCCCACGCGGAGGCGGCGCCCGGGTGACCAAGTACCTGCCGGGCGGGCTGGACGACGCGGAGATCAACGTCGTCGTCAACATCAACCGGCGCGGTAGCCCGCCGGTCGAACTGCTCCGGACGATCGGGCTCGCGGTCGCCGAGGCGGAGGTCGCCGCCGACTTCGACCTGTTCCCGGCCTCGCACCGGTGCCAGGGCGAGGCACCCACGCTGGACATCACCCAGCCCGGCCACGGCGGCACCTTTCGCCTCGGCGAGGAGATCCACGCGGAAGCGATCGCCCGGGACCACACCGGCCGGGCGCTGCCCGTCACGTGGTCGCTGCCCGACGGCCGGCGGATCGACGCCGTCCCGAGTCCGTCCGACGGCACCGTGAGCCTGTTCACCGACGCGGTGCCGGTCGGGAAAGACACGCTGCGAGCCAGCGCACGGGACGCCGGCGGCCACGAGGTGACCGACGAGGTGATGATCGAGGTCGTCCACGACGCGCCGACGGTGAGCATCGTCACCCCTGGCGACGCCGCGTCGGTGCCCGCGGACACCGACCTGCTGCTGGTCGGCCACAGCACGATGGGCACGCACTTCACGCTGGCCGACGACCAGGTCATGTGGGAGCTGCGACGCGGCGGCGAGGTCGTGCACGAGGCGAGCGGTCACGTGGCGACCGTCCCGGCCGACCACCTCCAGCCGGGCGGTCATACGCTGGTGTTCACCGGTTCCGACGGCGTGGCCAGCAGCAGCGCACAGGTGGCGCTGCAGGTCGAGGGGGGCCCTGGCGAACCGCCGCGCCGCGGTCGCCCCTCCTCCCCTGCGCCGGGGGGTCCGACGACGCCGCCCGGTGGGCCTGGTGTTCCCGGTGGACCCGGTGGACCCGGGAAGCCGGGTGGGCCGGGCGAGCCGGACGCACCGGACACGCCCTGGCAGCCGGCCGTCGCCACCATCGAGCTCCCCGTCGCCGGCGGCCCGATCGCCAGCGGCCCGGGTGGCACCGCCGTCGCGGTGGAGCTCGCCGGCTCGGCCGTCGACGTGACCGGCGAGGTGCTCGACGGAACCCGCCTGCGATGGATCATGACCAAGATCGGTCAGGCGCCCGAGGCCCTGTGCGAGGGCAGTCACTTCGCGGCGTCCGACCAGGGTCCCGACGAGCCGGTCGTTGACTGCGGAAGCCTCGTCACGGACCTGCTGCCCGAGCCGGTGATCGGGGGCAGCGGGACGTCGTTCGTCCTCGCACTGGAGGCGCGGGCGTCCGACGGCACCGTCGCGAAGGACTTCCGGGTCCTCACCGTGATCATCCCGCCCGCCGGCTGA